A part of Scleropages formosus chromosome 3, fSclFor1.1, whole genome shotgun sequence genomic DNA contains:
- the iqck gene encoding IQ domain-containing protein K isoform X2, producing MRPCDPVPGENRLPCVAAWAGGRADGSAETVLPGGQQTLIARTRACVYTGCALKRRTRFNACDFLAEWLYNHNPCRVGQGPPVRFLEIPFVRDWLSKHPRPPTPLSLLLSEDEAAVLIQSYWRGYKVRILPDVQELREWQRELRAESRDTAAPPPGFCTQQEGRAGREIEDLEGSMQPNSSGVSILVLSPSPQSIAALSPTAQLTQDNHDAVQGAESTDPPAQDTQSLHVPGQSVSLFPPLLSYK from the exons ATGAG gCCCTGCGATCCAGTTCCTGGAGAGAACCGtcttccctgtgttgctgcctGGGCTGGAGGCCGTGCTGATGGAAGCGCAGAAACAGTGCTGCCTGGAGGTCAACAGACACTGATTGCACGCACTCGTGCATGCGTTTACACCGGATGTGCTCTG AAAAGGAGGACCCGGTTCAACGCCTGTGACTTCTTGGCCGAGTGGCTCTACAA CCACAACCCCTGCAGGGTGGGACAGGGACCCCCAGTAAGATTCCTGGAGATCCCTTTTGTTCGGGACTGGCTGAGCAAGCA TCCTCGGCCACCCACCCCCCTGTCCTTGCTGCTGTCGGAGGATGAGGCGGCGGTTCTGATTCAGTCCTACTGGCGTGGTTACAAG GTGCGCATCCTCCCCGACGTGCAGGAGCTGCGCGAATGGCAGAGGGAGCTCCGCGCCGAGAGCCGTGACACCGCAGCACCGCCGCCGGGCTTCTGCACCCAGCAGGAGGGCAGAG CGGGGCGTGAGATCGAGGACCTGGAGGGATCCATGCAGCCCAACAGCTCGGGGGTCTCCATTCTGGTGTTGTCACCCAGCCCGCAGAGCATCGCGGCCCTGTCGCCGACTGCGCAGCTGACGCAAGACAACCATGACGCGGTGCAGGGTGCGGAGTCCACTGATCCACCTGCTCAGGATACGCAGTCGTTGCATGTACCTGGTCAGAGTGTCAGCCTGTTTCCCCCTCTTTTGTCATATAAGTAG
- the iqck gene encoding IQ domain-containing protein K isoform X1: protein MAKGVGRKSLWQQVCEEYEQELPTPPAAHGWADGDPAATASKQSPGVCPAIQFLERTVFPVLLPGLEAVLMEAQKQCCLEKRRTRFNACDFLAEWLYNHNPCRVGQGPPVRFLEIPFVRDWLSKHPRPPTPLSLLLSEDEAAVLIQSYWRGYKVRILPDVQELREWQRELRAESRDTAAPPPGFCTQQEGRAGREIEDLEGSMQPNSSGVSILVLSPSPQSIAALSPTAQLTQDNHDAVQGAESTDPPAQDTQSLHVPGQSVSLFPPLLSYK, encoded by the exons ATGGCGAAAGGTGTCGGGCGGAAATCCTTGTGGCAGCAGGTTTGTGAGG AGTACGAGCAGGAGCTGCCGACCCCCCCGGCGGCACACGGCTGGGCAGACGGAGATCCGGCCGCCACTGCCAGCAAACAGTCCCCGGGTGTCT gCCCTGCGATCCAGTTCCTGGAGAGAACCGtcttccctgtgttgctgcctGGGCTGGAGGCCGTGCTGATGGAAGCGCAGAAACAGTGCTGCCTGGAG AAAAGGAGGACCCGGTTCAACGCCTGTGACTTCTTGGCCGAGTGGCTCTACAA CCACAACCCCTGCAGGGTGGGACAGGGACCCCCAGTAAGATTCCTGGAGATCCCTTTTGTTCGGGACTGGCTGAGCAAGCA TCCTCGGCCACCCACCCCCCTGTCCTTGCTGCTGTCGGAGGATGAGGCGGCGGTTCTGATTCAGTCCTACTGGCGTGGTTACAAG GTGCGCATCCTCCCCGACGTGCAGGAGCTGCGCGAATGGCAGAGGGAGCTCCGCGCCGAGAGCCGTGACACCGCAGCACCGCCGCCGGGCTTCTGCACCCAGCAGGAGGGCAGAG CGGGGCGTGAGATCGAGGACCTGGAGGGATCCATGCAGCCCAACAGCTCGGGGGTCTCCATTCTGGTGTTGTCACCCAGCCCGCAGAGCATCGCGGCCCTGTCGCCGACTGCGCAGCTGACGCAAGACAACCATGACGCGGTGCAGGGTGCGGAGTCCACTGATCCACCTGCTCAGGATACGCAGTCGTTGCATGTACCTGGTCAGAGTGTCAGCCTGTTTCCCCCTCTTTTGTCATATAAGTAG